One genomic region from Spirosoma sp. KCTC 42546 encodes:
- a CDS encoding SDR family oxidoreductase has protein sequence MTVENKTIIISGASRGIGRATALLLAEHGANVVVTARNAEELQQLEKQAAEGHTRGKIVAVPGDVTSESDMEAVVKTALDQFKHIDVVINNAGYGIFKNVDEISVSEWDDLMATNVKGTFILTKAALPSLKAQGLGHIVVVASDVAKRTFAGGSLYTASKYAQEAFTGALRKEVRSFGIKVTGVYSGLVDSNFHAKGHREDSRGSWLQNEDMAESMLFIVSRPAHVVIDEFMVHPLSQEY, from the coding sequence ATGACCGTAGAAAACAAAACCATCATTATTTCCGGTGCCTCACGAGGTATTGGTCGGGCAACCGCCTTGCTGTTAGCCGAACACGGCGCCAACGTAGTCGTAACGGCCCGCAACGCCGAAGAGCTACAACAACTCGAAAAACAAGCCGCTGAAGGCCATACGCGCGGTAAAATTGTAGCCGTACCCGGCGACGTTACCAGCGAATCGGACATGGAAGCCGTAGTAAAAACCGCGCTCGATCAGTTCAAACACATCGATGTGGTAATCAACAACGCGGGTTACGGCATCTTCAAAAACGTAGACGAAATCAGCGTCAGTGAATGGGACGATCTAATGGCGACCAACGTAAAAGGCACCTTCATTCTAACCAAAGCCGCTTTGCCAAGCCTGAAAGCACAGGGTTTGGGCCACATTGTGGTAGTCGCATCGGACGTAGCGAAGCGCACGTTTGCGGGTGGGTCGCTGTATACCGCCAGCAAGTATGCGCAGGAAGCGTTCACTGGTGCGTTGCGGAAGGAAGTCCGGTCGTTTGGCATCAAAGTAACGGGCGTGTATTCTGGTCTGGTAGACTCAAATTTCCACGCGAAAGGCCATCGCGAGGATTCACGAGGCAGTTGGCTCCAAAACGAAGACATGGCCGAGTCGATGCTGTTCATCGTCAGCCGCCCAGCTCATGTGGTCATTGATGAATTCATGGTACATCCGTTGTCGCAGGAGTATTAA